The Gammaproteobacteria bacterium genome includes a region encoding these proteins:
- a CDS encoding class I SAM-dependent methyltransferase, with translation MGCASGTLTAYLATSGSVATGIDASEKMIQLANAKHPDLDFHVADAVELPFETGTFDAVIAASLLNIVSDQEKVMAELVRSCKKEGSISVLVPSAQFNDNDLRSLQASLGSSGFSAAAMKAWHKLPPKMAEDDIVSLFEQAGLTNITTEYYLHDMVVSVAGMKRF, from the coding sequence GTGGGCTGTGCATCAGGAACCCTAACGGCTTACCTTGCCACATCTGGCAGCGTTGCAACGGGGATTGATGCCTCTGAAAAAATGATTCAATTGGCCAACGCCAAACACCCTGATCTCGATTTTCACGTTGCAGATGCGGTTGAGTTGCCTTTTGAAACAGGGACGTTTGATGCTGTTATTGCAGCATCTCTACTGAACATTGTCTCCGATCAAGAAAAAGTAATGGCGGAACTGGTTCGCAGCTGTAAAAAAGAGGGTTCCATCAGCGTTCTTGTGCCTTCGGCTCAGTTCAATGACAACGACTTACGATCACTGCAAGCCTCATTAGGCTCCAGTGGATTTTCAGCAGCGGCTATGAAGGCGTGGCATAAATTACCACCCAAAATGGCAGAGGATGACATTGTGTCGTTGTTTGAGCAGGCAGGGTTGACGAACATAACGACGGAATATTATTTACACGATATGGTTGTGTCTGTTGCTGGGATGAAGCGGTTTTAG
- a CDS encoding Txe/YoeB family addiction module toxin, with protein sequence MNLIFSKQAWDEYLHWQKTDKAILKRINALIKEIKRSPFEGVGKPEALKHGLSGYWSRRINDEHRLVYKVSDHQLFLAQLRYHYSY encoded by the coding sequence ATGAACCTTATTTTTTCCAAACAGGCTTGGGATGAATATTTACATTGGCAAAAAACAGACAAGGCAATTCTGAAACGAATCAATGCTCTGATTAAAGAGATCAAACGATCTCCCTTTGAAGGGGTAGGCAAACCCGAAGCACTCAAACATGGTTTGTCTGGATATTGGTCTCGACGGATCAACGATGAACATCGACTGGTTTACAAAGTGAGTGACCATCAACTGTTTCTTGCCCAGTTGCGTTATCACTATTCGTACTGA
- a CDS encoding helix-turn-helix domain-containing protein, protein MDSLVKEQPCDDECPVKKTAAIIEGKWTTLVIRELLPGKKRYSQIQRALTGISPKVLTSRLRMLEQKGLLTRTVYATVPPTTEYELTELGENLREVLNAMAEFGKNL, encoded by the coding sequence ATGGATAGCTTAGTGAAAGAACAGCCGTGTGACGATGAATGTCCGGTAAAAAAAACCGCTGCAATTATCGAAGGCAAATGGACAACGTTGGTGATTCGAGAGCTGCTGCCAGGTAAAAAGCGCTACTCGCAGATTCAACGTGCTTTAACGGGCATCAGCCCGAAAGTGCTGACCTCGCGTTTGCGGATGTTGGAACAGAAAGGGCTGCTGACTCGAACGGTCTATGCCACTGTGCCGCCGACCACGGAGTATGAGTTGACCGAGCTGGGTGAGAACCTTAGAGAGGTGTTGAATGCGATGGCGGAGTTTGGCAAAAATCTTTAG
- a CDS encoding type II toxin-antitoxin system PemK/MazF family toxin: MTVKRFDVWLVGLNPTKGREINKARPCVVLTPNEMSALSTVLVVPMTSKGFEFPSRIRCTFQGKSGLILLDQMRTVDKSRLIKQLGVINTATQRALCRCLQEMFEY; the protein is encoded by the coding sequence GTGACGGTAAAACGCTTTGATGTCTGGCTTGTTGGTCTCAATCCGACCAAAGGCAGAGAGATCAATAAAGCACGACCCTGCGTGGTACTTACCCCAAACGAAATGTCAGCCCTCTCAACGGTGCTGGTGGTGCCAATGACCAGCAAGGGTTTTGAATTTCCTAGTCGGATTCGCTGCACGTTTCAGGGCAAAAGTGGCTTAATCTTGCTGGATCAAATGAGAACCGTTGATAAATCCAGACTGATAAAACAGCTTGGGGTGATTAATACCGCAACCCAGAGAGCACTTTGTCGGTGTTTGCAGGAGATGTTCGAGTACTAA
- a CDS encoding AbrB/MazE/SpoVT family DNA-binding domain-containing protein: MAHLIKIGNSHGVRIPKPLIEQAKLKGKELKLELVGDGLLIRPEKKARDGWQAAIEGVIAVQGQEELDSEWLDLPLSTDDELEW, encoded by the coding sequence GTGGCACATCTAATTAAAATCGGTAACTCGCACGGAGTCAGAATTCCTAAGCCCTTGATTGAACAAGCGAAATTGAAAGGAAAAGAGCTTAAATTAGAGTTGGTTGGCGATGGGCTTTTGATCAGGCCAGAAAAAAAAGCTCGGGATGGCTGGCAAGCCGCAATAGAAGGTGTGATTGCCGTTCAAGGGCAGGAGGAACTTGATAGCGAGTGGTTAGACCTGCCGCTTTCCACGGATGATGAACTGGAGTGGTGA
- a CDS encoding type II toxin-antitoxin system prevent-host-death family antitoxin, producing MNAISYTAARANLAKTMEKVCADHEPVIITRKRESPVVMISLDDYKAMEETAYLLRSPANARHLLESIAQLEAGEGTERELLK from the coding sequence ATGAACGCCATCAGTTACACCGCTGCACGCGCCAACTTAGCAAAAACAATGGAAAAAGTTTGTGCTGATCATGAGCCGGTCATTATCACCCGCAAAAGAGAGTCGCCGGTGGTGATGATTTCGCTGGACGATTACAAGGCGATGGAAGAGACCGCCTACCTGCTCCGCTCACCAGCCAACGCACGCCATTTACTTGAGTCCATTGCCCAGCTCGAAGCTGGAGAGGGAACTGAAAGAGAGCTGCTTAAATGA
- a CDS encoding cysteine synthase A: MHNSNNILDHIGNTPLLRLHGVSAQTGCEIYAKAEFMNPAGSIKDRTALGLVRDAKERGQLNAGGTLVEGTAGNTGIGLALVGHALGYKVVVVMPETQSQEKIDTLKANGVELHLVAAQPYSHPDNFIHIAQRLAKELNQSRAEGALWMNQFDNLANRAIHARTTGEEIWQQTEGKVDAFICSVGTGGTLAGVGDCLKRHNPNVVIALADPMGACLYHYYKHGELRAEGDSITEGIGQIRITANLHNALIDEAFMIPDAEAIPYLHQLVHEQGLCLGGSSAINIAGAVRLAKKLGRGKTIITLLGDHGSRYQQRLYNRDFFRTTEHSRCRLALN; the protein is encoded by the coding sequence ATGCACAACTCAAACAACATCCTAGACCACATCGGCAACACCCCTCTGCTGCGGCTCCACGGCGTTTCCGCACAAACGGGCTGTGAGATCTACGCCAAAGCGGAGTTCATGAACCCCGCAGGCTCAATCAAAGACCGCACCGCTTTGGGTCTGGTACGCGATGCAAAAGAGCGCGGCCAGCTCAACGCCGGAGGCACTTTGGTCGAAGGCACGGCAGGCAACACCGGCATCGGATTGGCGTTGGTCGGACACGCCTTGGGTTACAAGGTTGTGGTGGTGATGCCCGAAACCCAGAGCCAAGAGAAAATCGACACCCTCAAAGCCAACGGCGTTGAGTTGCATCTGGTCGCAGCACAACCCTACTCGCACCCCGACAATTTTATCCACATTGCACAACGGCTGGCCAAAGAGCTAAATCAGAGCCGAGCCGAAGGCGCACTCTGGATGAATCAATTTGATAATCTCGCCAATCGAGCCATCCATGCCCGCACCACTGGCGAAGAAATTTGGCAGCAGACCGAAGGCAAAGTAGACGCTTTTATCTGCTCCGTTGGCACTGGCGGTACCTTGGCTGGGGTGGGTGATTGCCTAAAACGACACAACCCCAACGTGGTAATTGCGCTGGCCGACCCGATGGGAGCCTGCCTCTATCATTATTATAAACACGGTGAATTGCGAGCCGAAGGCGACTCCATCACCGAAGGCATTGGCCAGATTAGAATCACCGCCAATTTACACAATGCCCTCATCGACGAAGCCTTTATGATCCCCGATGCCGAAGCGATCCCCTATCTGCATCAACTGGTACACGAGCAAGGCCTCTGCCTCGGCGGTTCCAGCGCCATCAACATTGCCGGAGCGGTGCGGCTGGCTAAAAAACTCGGGCGGGGAAAAACCATCATCACCCTGCTCGGAGACCACGGTTCACGTTACCAACAACGGCTCTACAATCGAGATTTTTTTAGAACAACAGAACATTCCCGTTGCCGACTGGCTTTGAATTAA
- a CDS encoding DMT family transporter, whose amino-acid sequence MQKKVSTERDRFWKGFILASLGTALFSVKSIFIKLAYAAGSDPESVLLLRMLIAAPFFFVIALWQWRSNVHFRQTAHAGLLMKVMLVGFIGYYLASLLDLKGLALISAQLERMLLFTYPIMVAILGFLFFKQPLSIKMGLALLFSYLGISLIYQQEARFSGAEIALGTLLVLLSALSFSFYVLFSKQLIQKLGSVPFTSVAMLFSTLFMLLHYGLLMEHEVLINNEILLWTVLLAIFSTVVPSFMISSAIGLIGPAQTGIVGTLGPLVTLVLAVTFLGEQFTYFHLAGFCLVVLGVSLLTLRFKKSTTKRNDL is encoded by the coding sequence ATGCAGAAAAAGGTAAGCACAGAACGTGACCGTTTTTGGAAAGGATTTATACTCGCCAGCCTTGGCACGGCGCTGTTTTCAGTAAAGTCGATTTTTATCAAGCTGGCCTATGCGGCGGGTTCTGACCCAGAATCGGTGCTGCTGCTGAGGATGCTGATCGCTGCGCCGTTCTTTTTTGTCATCGCGCTCTGGCAGTGGCGCAGCAATGTTCACTTTCGCCAAACGGCTCACGCAGGGCTGCTGATGAAGGTCATGTTGGTGGGGTTTATCGGTTATTACCTCGCCTCTCTGCTTGATCTGAAAGGTTTGGCGTTGATCTCGGCGCAGCTGGAGCGGATGCTGCTGTTCACCTATCCGATCATGGTGGCGATTTTGGGGTTTCTTTTTTTCAAACAACCGCTTTCCATAAAAATGGGCTTGGCGCTGCTTTTCTCTTATTTGGGGATCAGCCTGATTTACCAGCAAGAAGCCCGCTTTAGCGGCGCTGAAATCGCTTTGGGTACGCTGTTGGTACTGCTTTCAGCGCTGTCGTTTTCCTTTTATGTGCTCTTTAGTAAACAGTTGATTCAGAAACTGGGCAGCGTTCCTTTCACCAGCGTGGCGATGCTGTTTTCCACCCTGTTTATGCTGCTCCATTACGGATTGTTGATGGAGCATGAGGTGCTGATCAACAATGAAATTCTACTTTGGACGGTGTTGTTGGCGATTTTTAGCACCGTGGTGCCGAGTTTTATGATCTCCTCTGCCATCGGCCTCATCGGCCCAGCTCAAACGGGCATTGTCGGCACATTAGGACCCTTGGTAACGCTGGTTCTGGCCGTCACTTTTTTAGGCGAGCAGTTCACCTACTTTCACTTGGCTGGCTTTTGTTTGGTCGTGTTGGGGGTTTCTTTACTGACGTTGCGCTTTAAAAAAAGCACCACCAAGCGCAATGATCTGTAG